From Bacteroidota bacterium, one genomic window encodes:
- a CDS encoding tetratricopeptide repeat protein: MSVRLNLLEAYLKEDHFDEFLKYALALEYKSLGRTDEAYSQLKSLIEVSPEYLASYYMAGKFAEELQYQAEALNFYETGIRKALEQKNDHTLTELRTALNLLNDEMSED, from the coding sequence ATGTCTGTCAGATTAAATTTATTAGAAGCTTATTTAAAAGAAGACCACTTTGATGAGTTCCTCAAATATGCTTTAGCGTTGGAATACAAAAGCTTAGGTCGAACAGATGAAGCTTATTCACAATTGAAATCCTTGATCGAAGTCAGTCCGGAATACCTGGCCAGCTACTACATGGCCGGAAAATTTGCGGAAGAACTTCAATATCAGGCTGAAGCGTTAAATTTTTACGAAACAGGCATTCGGAAAGCACTTGAGCAAAAGAATGATCACACGTTAACAGAGCTTCGGACAGCCTTGAATCTGTTGAACGATGAAATGAGTGAGGATTAA
- a CDS encoding electron transfer flavoprotein subunit beta/FixA family protein gives MKILVCISSVPDTTAKINFTPDNKEFVSAGVTFILNPYDEIALSKAVDLATTNNGTVTVINVGDPSTDAVIRKALAIGATDAVRINAIPRDSFFVAKQIADYAKKNSFDMILCGRESSDHNGSSVPVMIAELLEIPCILFAKSLTIDGTTATLDSEIEGGKEVITTSMPFVAGASEGMAEWKIPNMRGIMSARTKPLTVVEPIEVAQKVKLVSYDKPILRSAVKMIAVDDASKLFDIIREEKKII, from the coding sequence ATGAAAATATTAGTTTGTATTTCCAGTGTGCCGGATACTACGGCAAAAATAAATTTTACTCCCGACAATAAAGAATTCGTTTCAGCCGGAGTAACATTCATCCTTAATCCTTACGATGAGATCGCACTTTCAAAGGCTGTTGATCTTGCTACAACAAATAATGGAACAGTAACAGTCATCAATGTTGGTGATCCTTCTACTGATGCTGTCATTCGTAAAGCACTTGCTATTGGAGCAACAGATGCAGTTCGTATAAATGCAATTCCAAGAGATTCTTTCTTTGTTGCCAAACAAATTGCAGATTATGCAAAAAAGAATTCTTTCGATATGATCCTTTGTGGTCGTGAAAGCAGTGATCACAATGGTTCAAGCGTTCCGGTAATGATCGCTGAACTTTTAGAAATCCCTTGTATCCTTTTTGCAAAAAGTCTGACGATAGATGGTACAACTGCAACTCTTGATTCAGAGATCGAAGGCGGAAAAGAAGTGATCACTACTTCAATGCCTTTCGTTGCCGGTGCATCTGAAGGAATGGCAGAATGGAAAATTCCAAACATGCGTGGTATCATGTCGGCACGTACAAAACCACTTACTGTTGTTGAGCCGATTGAAGTTGCACAGAAAGTAAAACTGGTTTCTTATGACAAACCGATTTTAAGAAGTGCAGTGAAAATGATCGCTGTTGATGATGCATCGAAATTATTTGACATCATCCGCGAAGAGAAAAAAATTATCTGA
- a CDS encoding electron transfer flavoprotein subunit alpha/FixB family protein, translated as MSVLVYIENAEGTFRKSAFEAISYASAIAAKLGKQLVALSIGNVSNDELAKAGQYGATKVLNASGDKLNTPNTQAYSSVIAAAAKAENAEVIVLSASFAGKTIAPRVSIKLDAGLAENVVSLPVMDGAFTVKKGSFSGKAYSIIEMLAGVKVISMMPNSYKVVPSAQSAQVTAFDFIPDAKDFTATVKERVKAGNTISLPEAELVVSAGRGMKGPENWGMIEELAKVLGAATACSKPVSDAGWRPHSEHVGQTGIAISPNLYIAVGISGAIQHLAGVSSSKVIVVVNKDPEAPFFKAADYGIVGDAFEVVPKLIEAAKAFKASQN; from the coding sequence ATGTCAGTACTCGTATATATAGAAAACGCAGAAGGAACATTTCGTAAATCAGCTTTTGAAGCGATCAGTTATGCATCTGCAATTGCAGCAAAACTTGGTAAGCAATTGGTTGCACTTTCAATTGGAAATGTCAGCAACGACGAACTTGCAAAAGCAGGACAGTATGGAGCAACAAAAGTGTTAAATGCTTCCGGTGATAAGTTAAATACACCAAACACTCAGGCTTACTCAAGCGTAATCGCTGCTGCTGCAAAAGCTGAAAATGCTGAAGTGATCGTTCTCTCTGCATCATTTGCAGGAAAAACAATTGCTCCGCGAGTATCAATAAAACTTGATGCTGGACTTGCAGAAAATGTGGTGAGTCTTCCTGTAATGGATGGAGCTTTCACTGTTAAAAAAGGATCCTTCTCAGGAAAAGCATATTCAATCATTGAAATGCTTGCCGGTGTAAAGGTTATCAGTATGATGCCGAACTCTTATAAGGTTGTTCCTAGTGCACAATCAGCACAAGTAACCGCTTTTGATTTTATTCCTGATGCAAAAGATTTCACGGCAACAGTGAAGGAAAGAGTGAAAGCAGGAAATACAATTTCACTACCTGAAGCTGAACTGGTAGTTTCTGCGGGACGAGGAATGAAAGGTCCTGAGAACTGGGGAATGATCGAAGAACTAGCCAAAGTACTTGGAGCTGCTACTGCTTGCAGTAAGCCGGTTTCCGATGCAGGCTGGAGACCACATTCAGAACACGTTGGCCAGACAGGTATTGCAATCAGTCCGAATTTATATATTGCTGTAGGAATAAGCGGAGCCATCCAGCATCTTGCCGGAGTGAGTTCTTCTAAGGTCATCGTAGTGGTAAATAAGGACCCCGAAGCACCCTTCTTCAAAGCTGCCGACTATGGTATTGTAGGCGATGCTTTTGAGGTGGTTCCAAAGCTTATTGAAGCAGCTAAAGCCTTCAAAGCAAGCCAGAATTAA
- a CDS encoding bifunctional nuclease family protein, producing the protein MKKIKLEIIGLSYSQTQSGAYALVLGEDKGKRRLPIIIGAFEAQAIAIELENMTPTRPLTHDLFKSLAHSFKIEVEEVIIFNLLEGVFYAKLICNNGEKKLEIDASTSDAIAIAVRFGCPIYTYEFILSTAGIATDENTPLESIEEQVERPAGSTSKLSENELSVASTDDLKEMLKKAIDDEAYERASRIRDELNKRKSN; encoded by the coding sequence ATGAAAAAAATCAAACTTGAAATAATCGGCCTGTCGTACAGCCAAACTCAATCCGGTGCATATGCTTTAGTACTCGGTGAAGACAAAGGCAAAAGACGCTTACCAATTATCATCGGAGCTTTCGAAGCTCAGGCTATTGCTATCGAACTTGAGAACATGACGCCAACGCGTCCGCTGACTCATGATCTTTTCAAAAGTCTTGCTCACTCTTTCAAGATTGAAGTTGAAGAAGTAATTATCTTCAATTTACTCGAAGGAGTTTTTTATGCAAAACTTATTTGCAACAACGGCGAAAAGAAATTAGAGATCGATGCAAGTACCAGTGATGCAATTGCAATCGCCGTTCGCTTTGGTTGTCCGATCTATACATACGAATTCATTTTATCTACTGCAGGAATTGCAACAGATGAAAATACTCCTCTTGAAAGTATCGAAGAACAAGTCGAACGTCCTGCAGGTTCTACAAGCAAACTTTCCGAAAACGAACTCAGCGTTGCAAGTACAGACGATCTGAAAGAAATGCTGAAGAAAGCAATAGACGATGAAGCTTATGAAAGAGCGAGTCGCATTCGGGATGAACTCAATAAGAGAAAGAGCAATTGA
- a CDS encoding nucleoside permease, with protein sequence MGIKFRLTVVSFFQFFVWGAWLITIGTYCFNAKGWTGAQFGAIFSTLALSSLFMPTIAGIIADKWMNAERLYGILHILYGLILFYVPSVNDPDTLYYVIFGAMICYMPTISLSNSIAYTILKDNKFDVIKVFPPIRVWGTIGFIVAMWITNLTGSKANANQFIIGGIAAIVLGIYAFTLPKCPPQKSISKDSSLLEQLGLSAFKLFGNYKMSLFFIFSMFLGGALQLTNMYGDSFLDDFKRFPEYADSLVVKYSTIIMSISQISETVFILTIPFFLKRFGIKKVMLFSMLAWVLRFALFGYGDPAGGLWMIILSCIVYGMAFDFFNISGSLFIETNTDSSIRSSAQGLFMMMTNGVGAYLGSVVSGYAIDKYFTSATGEKDWQHIWLSFAAYAMIVAILFAIFFKHKHDPKEIQAVSH encoded by the coding sequence ATGGGCATTAAATTTCGTCTGACTGTAGTGAGTTTTTTTCAATTCTTTGTCTGGGGTGCATGGCTGATCACAATCGGTACTTATTGTTTCAATGCCAAAGGCTGGACAGGTGCACAGTTTGGTGCTATCTTTTCTACGCTTGCATTGTCATCACTCTTTATGCCGACGATCGCAGGGATCATTGCAGATAAGTGGATGAATGCAGAAAGACTGTATGGAATTCTACATATACTTTATGGTTTGATCTTATTTTATGTGCCCAGTGTAAATGATCCGGACACGCTTTACTATGTGATCTTTGGTGCGATGATCTGTTACATGCCTACAATTTCACTTTCGAATTCAATCGCCTATACAATTCTCAAAGACAATAAATTCGATGTCATAAAAGTCTTCCCTCCTATTCGTGTGTGGGGAACAATTGGTTTTATCGTTGCCATGTGGATCACCAATCTGACAGGAAGTAAAGCCAATGCGAATCAGTTTATCATAGGCGGAATTGCAGCGATCGTACTGGGAATTTACGCCTTCACACTTCCAAAATGTCCGCCGCAGAAAAGCATTTCAAAAGATTCTTCATTGCTTGAACAATTAGGATTAAGTGCTTTTAAATTGTTTGGCAATTATAAAATGTCATTGTTCTTTATCTTCTCTATGTTTCTGGGTGGTGCATTGCAATTGACAAATATGTATGGTGATTCATTCCTCGATGACTTCAAAAGATTTCCTGAATACGCAGATTCTTTGGTAGTGAAATATTCTACGATCATCATGTCAATTTCCCAGATCTCTGAAACCGTTTTCATCCTTACAATTCCATTTTTCCTTAAAAGATTTGGCATTAAAAAAGTAATGCTTTTCTCAATGCTTGCCTGGGTTTTAAGGTTTGCATTATTCGGCTATGGAGATCCGGCTGGTGGATTATGGATGATCATACTTTCATGTATCGTATATGGAATGGCATTCGATTTTTTCAACATCTCCGGTTCACTCTTCATAGAAACAAATACAGATTCTTCAATCCGTTCGAGTGCACAAGGATTATTTATGATGATGACTAATGGGGTTGGTGCTTATCTGGGAAGCGTGGTAAGCGGATATGCAATTGATAAATATTTCACAAGTGCTACCGGTGAAAAAGACTGGCAACACATCTGGCTTTCTTTTGCTGCCTACGCAATGATCGTTGCAATTCTATTTGCAATTTTCTTCAAACATAAACACGATCCGAAAGAAATTCAGGCTGTTTCACATTAA
- a CDS encoding T9SS type A sorting domain-containing protein: MTGNYDANLAATEIYYSVIDLNLNGGLGRVISKNLIAVQDTFSYGIAACKHANGRDWWIVAIKDSSDLAYKILLTPDGVSQISTQNLNVPPAYLNATQPLFSPDGSKFAYSLSNAFNGPWVFYVYLFNFDRCSGMFSNAKIIDCTDTHPGSALAFSRSSQFLYAASTYHIFQMRTDSLAQPSLDSVASNDGYYSPYPPLLDNFWYMYLANDDKIYITAGNSVVDLHYINYPDSSGVSCDVRQHAIRLPCYNFRTVPNHPNYGLGAFQSSVCDTITAIRELPQNSVPKLSVYYNSNLQNAFLQAYDLKGNHLKIILTDISGRILFVDDVIADAGNFSKNIPMDNLAAGIYLVTIVTEKENVSEKFVKN; encoded by the coding sequence ATGACGGGAAATTACGATGCGAATTTAGCAGCTACAGAAATTTACTATTCTGTTATTGACCTTAATCTGAATGGCGGCCTAGGCAGGGTTATTTCAAAAAACCTAATTGCTGTTCAGGATACTTTTAGTTACGGAATTGCCGCATGCAAGCATGCAAATGGAAGAGACTGGTGGATCGTTGCTATTAAAGACAGCTCTGATCTTGCTTACAAAATTTTATTAACACCTGATGGGGTTTCACAAATTTCTACTCAAAATCTAAATGTTCCTCCTGCATACTTGAATGCTACTCAACCGCTTTTCAGTCCGGATGGTAGTAAATTCGCCTACTCATTATCAAATGCATTTAATGGTCCTTGGGTCTTCTATGTATACTTGTTTAATTTTGATAGATGTTCAGGAATGTTTTCAAACGCTAAAATAATAGATTGCACTGACACACATCCAGGTTCTGCATTAGCATTTTCAAGAAGCTCCCAATTTTTATATGCCGCTTCAACTTATCATATTTTTCAAATGAGGACAGATTCATTAGCTCAGCCATCACTTGACTCAGTTGCTAGCAATGATGGATACTACTCACCTTATCCTCCGTTACTAGACAATTTCTGGTATATGTACCTTGCAAATGATGATAAGATTTACATAACAGCTGGAAATAGTGTTGTTGATCTTCATTACATAAATTATCCGGATAGCAGCGGTGTGAGTTGTGACGTTAGACAACATGCTATCCGTCTTCCTTGCTACAATTTTAGGACAGTTCCTAATCATCCAAACTATGGACTTGGGGCTTTTCAGAGTAGTGTCTGCGACACTATTACTGCGATCAGAGAACTTCCTCAAAATTCGGTTCCGAAACTAAGCGTTTATTATAATTCAAATTTGCAAAATGCTTTTTTACAAGCATATGATCTCAAAGGAAATCATTTAAAAATTATACTCACAGATATTTCCGGTAGAATTCTTTTTGTTGACGATGTAATAGCTGATGCCGGAAATTTCTCGAAAAATATTCCGATGGATAATCTTGCAGCAGGAATTTACTTGGTGACCATTGTTACGGAGAAAGAAAATGTTTCAGAAAAGTTTGTGAAAAACTAA
- a CDS encoding thymidylate synthase, producing MKQYQDLLNHVMQKGSDKSDRTGTGTRSVFGYQMRFDLAEGFPLLTTKKLHTKSIFHELLWFIKGDTNIKYLKDNGVSIWDDWADENGDLGPVYGSQWRAWKTDDGRKIDQLSEVIDQIKKNPDSRRLIVSAWNVGEVSKMKLPPCHAFFQFYVADGKLSCQLYQRSADIFLGVPFNIASYAALTMMVAQVTGLKPGTFVHTLGDAHIYTNHFEQVNLQLTRDPRPLPQLILNPEVKSIFDFRFEDLSIVNYDPHPHIKGAVAV from the coding sequence ATGAAACAATACCAAGATCTTCTCAATCATGTAATGCAAAAAGGTAGCGACAAAAGCGATCGCACCGGTACCGGCACACGGAGTGTGTTTGGATACCAGATGCGGTTTGACCTGGCTGAAGGATTTCCATTACTGACAACAAAAAAGTTGCATACTAAATCAATCTTTCATGAACTGTTGTGGTTCATCAAAGGGGATACGAATATAAAGTACCTCAAGGATAATGGCGTCTCCATCTGGGACGATTGGGCTGATGAGAATGGTGACCTCGGTCCGGTATACGGTTCACAATGGCGCGCATGGAAAACGGATGATGGTCGCAAGATTGATCAGCTTTCTGAGGTGATCGATCAGATCAAAAAGAATCCGGATTCGCGAAGGCTAATTGTAAGTGCATGGAATGTTGGGGAAGTAAGTAAAATGAAATTGCCGCCTTGTCACGCTTTCTTCCAGTTTTATGTTGCTGATGGAAAATTGTCTTGTCAGTTGTATCAGCGTAGTGCTGATATATTCCTTGGTGTTCCATTTAACATTGCTTCATATGCAGCACTCACAATGATGGTAGCGCAGGTAACAGGACTAAAGCCCGGAACCTTTGTTCATACTCTTGGCGATGCTCATATTTATACCAATCACTTTGAACAAGTGAATCTGCAACTCACAAGAGATCCAAGACCTCTTCCTCAACTAATTTTAAATCCGGAAGTGAAAAGTATTTTCGATTTCAGATTTGAAGATCTTTCCATCGTTAATTATGATCCGCATCCGCACATCAAAGGTGCTGTAGCCGTATAA
- a CDS encoding dihydrofolate reductase, producing the protein MLSIVVAVSENNVIGHANDLPWKLSGDLKRVKALTMGHHLIMGRKTYESIGRPLPGRTTVIVTRQKRYAPEGCIVVNTFFDAIKVSWNDNEAFVFGGGEIFKVALPHCDKIYLTRIHTTIEGTVFFPELNMDEWEIMAEDKYPADEKNEFACTVFEMQRIKVKI; encoded by the coding sequence ATGCTTTCAATTGTAGTAGCCGTTTCTGAGAATAATGTAATTGGTCATGCCAATGATCTGCCGTGGAAATTATCCGGCGATCTGAAACGTGTTAAAGCGCTGACGATGGGACACCATCTCATCATGGGCAGAAAGACATATGAGAGCATCGGCAGACCTTTACCTGGAAGAACAACAGTAATCGTTACACGACAAAAACGATACGCTCCTGAAGGCTGTATTGTGGTAAATACTTTTTTTGATGCAATAAAAGTTTCCTGGAATGATAACGAAGCTTTTGTTTTCGGTGGCGGCGAAATTTTTAAAGTTGCATTACCACATTGCGATAAAATATATCTGACGAGAATTCATACAACAATTGAAGGCACTGTATTTTTTCCTGAATTGAATATGGATGAATGGGAAATCATGGCGGAAGATAAATATCCGGCTGATGAGAAGAATGAGTTTGCTTGTACGGTTTTTGAAATGCAACGGATAAAAGTTAAAATTTAA
- the typA gene encoding translational GTPase TypA, which produces MQIRNIAIIAHVDHGKTTLVDKMLHQAKLFRDNQATDDLILDNNDLERERGITIVAKNVSIRYKDVKINIIDTPGHADFGGEVERVLTMADSVLLLVDAFEGAMPQTRFVTQKALALGLKPIVVINKVDKENCRPDEVHEQVFDLFYNLGATEEQLGFPTLYGSSKQGWMSTDWKTPKEDITDLLDTIIDYCPPANVRQGTPQMLITSLDYSSFVGRIAIGRVFRGTMRESMPVSLMKRDGTILKSRVKEIHSFEGLGRSKQTFVEAGDICAIVGLESFDIGDTIADFESPEALPTIDVDEPTMSMFFTINNSPFFGKEGKFVTSRHLRDRLYKEIEKNLALRVEETSSPDAYNVYGRGVLHLSILIETMRREGYELQVGQPQVIVKEIDGVKCEPIEMLTVNVPEEFSGSVIDLVTQRKGELLIMEPKGDVLHLEFSIPARGVIGLRNNMLTATQGEAIIAHRFKAYEPWKGDLPGRINGVLLSMDKGKTTAYSIDKLQDRGRFFIDPAEEVYAGQVIGESIRPGDLVINVTRAKQLTNMRASGSDDNVRITPKINFSLEEAMEYIEKDEYLEVTPKAIRMRKIILDENERKRYSKNN; this is translated from the coding sequence ATGCAAATCAGAAATATAGCCATTATTGCCCACGTTGATCACGGTAAAACGACCTTGGTTGACAAAATGCTGCATCAAGCCAAACTTTTTCGTGATAATCAGGCGACTGATGATCTTATTCTTGATAATAATGACCTAGAACGTGAACGTGGTATCACTATCGTTGCCAAAAACGTTTCAATCAGATACAAAGACGTAAAAATCAACATCATAGATACACCTGGTCACGCCGATTTCGGTGGTGAAGTGGAGCGTGTACTGACAATGGCTGATAGTGTATTGCTTTTAGTCGATGCTTTTGAAGGTGCAATGCCGCAAACGCGTTTTGTTACTCAAAAAGCACTTGCTCTTGGATTAAAACCAATTGTCGTGATCAATAAAGTCGACAAAGAAAACTGTCGCCCCGACGAAGTGCATGAGCAGGTATTTGACTTGTTCTATAACCTAGGAGCAACAGAAGAACAACTAGGTTTCCCGACTCTTTATGGTTCATCGAAGCAAGGCTGGATGAGCACAGACTGGAAAACTCCGAAAGAAGATATCACTGATTTACTTGATACAATTATAGATTATTGTCCTCCTGCAAATGTTCGTCAGGGTACACCTCAGATGCTGATCACTTCTCTTGACTATTCAAGTTTCGTTGGTCGTATTGCTATCGGTCGTGTTTTCCGTGGAACAATGCGTGAGAGTATGCCGGTTTCATTGATGAAACGTGATGGTACTATTCTTAAGTCGCGTGTAAAAGAAATTCACAGCTTCGAAGGATTAGGTCGTAGCAAACAAACATTTGTTGAGGCAGGTGATATTTGTGCAATCGTTGGACTGGAAAGTTTTGATATCGGTGACACAATTGCTGATTTCGAATCTCCGGAAGCACTTCCTACAATTGATGTCGATGAGCCGACAATGAGTATGTTTTTTACCATCAACAATTCACCGTTCTTTGGTAAAGAAGGAAAGTTTGTCACTTCACGTCACTTACGTGATCGTCTTTATAAAGAGATCGAAAAAAATCTTGCTTTACGTGTTGAAGAAACATCTTCTCCGGATGCGTACAATGTTTATGGTCGTGGTGTACTTCACTTATCGATCCTTATTGAAACAATGCGTCGTGAAGGGTATGAACTGCAAGTTGGACAACCGCAAGTTATCGTAAAAGAGATCGATGGAGTAAAATGTGAACCGATTGAAATGCTTACTGTCAATGTTCCTGAAGAATTTTCAGGTTCTGTAATTGACCTGGTAACACAACGCAAAGGTGAACTTTTGATCATGGAACCAAAAGGTGATGTACTGCATTTAGAATTCAGTATTCCTGCCCGAGGGGTGATCGGACTCCGGAATAATATGTTAACAGCTACCCAAGGTGAGGCAATTATTGCCCATCGATTCAAAGCATACGAGCCATGGAAAGGTGACCTTCCGGGTCGCATCAATGGTGTGCTTTTATCTATGGACAAAGGCAAGACAACTGCCTACTCAATTGACAAACTTCAGGATCGTGGCAGATTTTTTATTGATCCTGCTGAAGAGGTTTATGCAGGTCAGGTGATAGGGGAGAGTATTCGTCCGGGAGATCTTGTAATAAACGTTACTCGTGCAAAACAATTAACAAATATGCGTGCATCAGGTAGTGATGACAATGTTAGAATTACACCAAAAATTAATTTCTCTTTAGAGGAAGCAATGGAATACATTGAAAAAGATGAATACCTAGAAGTAACTCCTAAAGCAATTCGTATGAGAAAAATCATACTTGATGAAAATGAGAGAAAACGATATTCAAAAAATAATTAA
- a CDS encoding DUF4159 domain-containing protein, with amino-acid sequence MRNFFFAIIAFSFINNAKAADPSFKIALLKYNGGGDWYANLETSLPNLITFCNTNLGTNINPEQAIVEVGSPEIFNYPFLHMTGHGNWVLSNAEAENLRKYLVSGGFLHIDDNFGIDPFVRPQLKKVFPELDLVELPFSYPIYHQKFDFPDGLPKIHEHDGKPPQGFGLIYEGRLVVYYSFESDLGDGWEDYDVHKDKPEARQKALKMGANLIQYVFNQQMK; translated from the coding sequence ATGAGAAATTTCTTCTTCGCAATAATTGCATTTTCTTTTATCAATAATGCAAAGGCTGCAGATCCATCTTTTAAGATTGCCTTATTGAAATATAATGGTGGTGGCGACTGGTATGCAAATCTTGAAACTTCGTTACCTAATCTTATCACGTTTTGCAATACTAATCTTGGGACGAATATCAATCCTGAACAAGCGATCGTAGAGGTTGGCAGTCCGGAAATTTTCAATTATCCGTTTCTTCACATGACCGGACATGGCAATTGGGTTTTGTCAAATGCTGAAGCAGAAAATTTAAGAAAGTATCTTGTCAGTGGTGGCTTTTTACACATTGACGATAATTTTGGTATTGATCCATTTGTCCGGCCGCAACTAAAAAAAGTATTTCCCGAACTTGATCTTGTTGAACTACCTTTCTCCTATCCCATCTACCATCAGAAATTTGACTTTCCGGATGGCTTGCCAAAAATCCACGAACATGATGGAAAACCTCCGCAAGGATTTGGATTGATCTACGAAGGCAGACTTGTCGTTTACTATAGCTTTGAAAGCGATTTAGGCGATGGCTGGGAAGACTACGATGTACACAAGGATAAACCCGAAGCACGACAGAAAGCTCTTAAAATGGGCGCTAACCTGATCCAGTACGTTTTCAATCAGCAGATGAAATAA
- a CDS encoding 16S rRNA (uracil(1498)-N(3))-methyltransferase, with the protein MNSAGQIILEDDEFRHLKVVRKNVGEKILITDGAGNIYTSVISEINKHDCIATIESKEVQKISRPLFHLAIAPTKNIDRIEWLLEKCVELGLYKISFLVCRHSERKDVKTDRLKRIAISAIKQSGKALLPVINEMQPFNNFLKTELEEQKLICAMEAGPENHLKNILKPGKDAVILIGPEGDFHESETLAAKENGFVLTSLGPERLRTETAAMAACAYFNFNKHGKE; encoded by the coding sequence ATTAATTCAGCAGGACAGATAATTCTGGAAGATGATGAATTCCGTCATCTGAAAGTTGTCAGGAAAAATGTTGGTGAAAAGATCCTGATCACTGATGGCGCCGGAAATATTTATACTTCTGTTATCTCTGAGATCAACAAACACGATTGCATTGCTACAATAGAATCGAAAGAAGTCCAGAAGATTTCCCGGCCACTGTTTCATCTTGCAATTGCACCCACAAAAAACATTGACCGGATCGAATGGCTTTTAGAAAAATGTGTTGAGCTGGGATTATATAAGATCTCTTTTCTGGTATGTCGTCATTCAGAAAGGAAAGATGTAAAAACAGACCGATTGAAGCGAATAGCTATCTCTGCAATAAAGCAATCGGGCAAGGCGCTGTTACCTGTGATCAATGAAATGCAGCCTTTCAATAATTTCCTGAAAACAGAGTTAGAAGAACAGAAGCTTATCTGTGCTATGGAAGCCGGTCCAGAGAATCATTTGAAAAATATACTTAAGCCGGGGAAAGATGCAGTAATTCTCATCGGACCGGAAGGTGATTTTCATGAAAGTGAAACTCTTGCAGCGAAGGAAAACGGTTTTGTATTAACGAGTCTGGGACCTGAAAGATTACGGACGGAAACTGCGGCTATGGCGGCTTGTGCTTATTTCAATTTTAATAAGCATGGGAAAGAATAG